The stretch of DNA GACTTCCGGGTGAACGCCCCAGACGGTTCGCTGCGTTGGCCGGGGCACGCTGGCATGAGCGTGGACGACCGGATGGAGGAGTCCTGCTCGCTTTCCTGGAGCCGCTTCTTGCGTGGGCTGGCGGGGCTGCCGATCTGCCAAGCCTTTTTTCCTCCAGCGATAGTACGGATGAGCGAGGTCGGCGGGTAAGGCACCGTCTAAGCCGGAAACCGCCGTCTTGCAACGGTCAATCGCTCCCCGCGCAACGGTTGGGCTTGACGCATACTGCATACCGCGATACACTTGTTTTATAAGCGATGAAAACAGCGGCCCCGGAGGGGCCTTTTTCGTTGGGTTCCCTCGCGGCGCAGACGGCAGGCAGACAGTCGCACGCCCAGAAGCTGCCCCCGCGCACGGCTGACCGGGTCAGGACGGCGTACGGATGCTGTCCACCTGCACTCCGAAACGCAGCAAAATGGTCTTGAAGCGTTGCATGGCGCCAAGAGCACGTTCCCGGTCCGCACGCTCGAAGGCCAGGGTGATGCGTCCCGGAGTGCCTTGCCGGGGAGGCTCGACCAGCAGTTGTAGGGGGCGGGCAAAGGTGGAATCGTGGGTAAGGTCGCGCAGCACCTGAAAAAACGTGGGTTCGTCCACGCCCTCGAGGGCGAAGGTGATGCCCTGTTTATCGGCCATGTCCCAGACTATGCGCTGCTTCGGTGCTGCAGGTGAGATGGTCCGCCGGGGCCTCGGATGCAGCCTGACCGGAGGGCTCCTCGAGGAACTGCGTGGTCACTTTGCAAATGACCGCTGCGTCCTGTGGGCGGCGAGGGCACACCGATCACCCTGGGCCCGGACCGGGCCGAATCGGTACAATCAAGACAACTTCAAACCCATCGTCAGAAAGGTCTGTTATGCATATCTCTTCTTTTTTGATTCAGGAGGGCCGCGACTCGGATTACGCCGCACTCTCTGATCTGATGGATGTCATGCGTGCCGAGCGGGTTCCGGACGAGCCCTCCGCTCCGCTGAGCGAGCGGCAGGTGGCTTGGCGCAGCGTTCCCGAGCTGTACCGAATTCGTACGTGGCTGGCCTGGGAGGATGGGCAGGCCGTTGGGCGTGCCGAGGCGGGCTATCCGGACGTTCCCGAGAACGCGCACCTGCTGCATACCCTGTTCGAGGTGCATCCGGCACATCGCAGGCGCGGTCTGGGCCGGACCCTGTTGGCCGAGGTGGTGACCTACGCCGAGACGCTGGGGCGCCGATCCCTGCTGCTCAGCAGCGTCAGCAACGTACCCGACGGAGAGGCATTCCTGCAAAGAATCGGTGCGCGGCCCGCCCTCGAGATGCGCGTCAGCCGCCTCGAGCTCGCCGATGTGGACGCCGGGCTGCTGGACCGCTGGCTGGAGGCCGGACCTGCGGCGGATTTCGAGCTGGGGTTCTGGACCGGGGTTTATCCCGACGAGCACCTCGAGGACATTGCCCGTTTGTACGACATTCTGAACACGGCGCCGCGCGGCGAACTCGAGGTCGAGGACGTGCGAACCAGCGCCGAGGAACTGCGCCAGCGGGACCGGTCGTTTGCCGCTACCGGTCAGCGGCGCTGGGTGGCTTACGCGCTCGAGCGCGCCAGCGGCAGGTTCGTGGGCTTCACCGAGCTCGACTGGCATCCTGCACGTCCCGGTACGCTGAGTCAGGGAGCGACCGGGGTGTTTCCCGAGTTTCGTGGGCGCGGGCTGGGCCGCTGGCTGAAGGCCGCCATGCTGCGGCGGGTCATGCTCGAATTACCCGAGGCCCGGCGCATCGAGACCGGCAATGCCCAGAGCAATGCCCCGATGCTGGCCATCAACGTAGCGCTGGGATTCCGACCCCATCGCACGCTGATCAACTGGCAGCTCGAGGTGGAGCAAGCGCGCCGTTACCTCGACGGATAAATCCAGCACGCTCGGGGAACACGAGGCTGGTCCCAGCGTTCCCCGTTGCGCTTCGGAGGTTTGGCAGGGCCCGGGCGTTGCCGATCATGCTGGCCTCGGGCGGAACATGATCGGCGTAAGAATGCCGGGTTCCGCACCGGGCGCATAGATTTGACACATACTGCATACCGGGGTACACTGAAGCTATCAAACAAGGAAAGCGGCGGCCTGGAAGGGCCGAATTTTTTTGGTCAGTCGGGCGCACACAGAGGTCGGTGGCCCTCAGCGCGCGGGCCCCTCGTTGTTCGCTGCGGCGGCTTTGCGGCTCAGCGCGGTCAGTGCCGAGCGGGTAACCGCCGATTCGCTCTCGGCGCCGGTGCGGCGCTCGAGGTCATAGCCGCTGGCTCGCGGCAGCAGGCGGTTGGTCATGGCCAGCAGGTCACTTACCCGTCCGGGGAACAGGCCGTGCGCGGCGGCCAGCGCCTTGCCGGGCAGGCTGGTGATCAGTTCGGCCTGTCCGGCCTCGAGGGCGCGCACGATGTCGCGGGCGGTGGCCTCGGCCGAAGCCGACAGTACCGGGAGCGAGTCGGCCACGCTGAACCAGGCGTACTCGGCCTGATGCCGCCCCCGTACGAAAACGTGCGGGGTGCTGCCGCTGCGAATCAGACCGGGACAGACGGTGGTGACCAGGATGCCCTCCTGCTTCAGCTCGGCGCGCAAACCCTGCGAGAAGCCGGTGAGCGCGAATTTGGAGGCGCTGTAGGGCAGCAGGTGCGGGACGCTGACCTTGCCCCCGATCGAGGAGATGTTGACGATGCGCCCCTCGCGCCGTGAGCGCATACCGGGAAGTACTGCGCGGATCAGGTGCAGCGGGGCCCAAAAGTGGGTGCGCATGGCCTCGTCGTAGTCACAGAGCTGCATGGTCTCGAACGGCCCCACCTGGATCACGCCCGCGTTGTTGATCAGAACGTCGATTCTTCCGAAGTGTGCGCCCGCCGCCTGTACCAGCGCGGCTGCCTGTTCGGGGTCGCTGAGGTCGTAGGCCTGGGCGTATACCTCGGCCCCCCTCGAGCGGAGTTCCTCGGCGGCCCGTTCCAGGGTCTGGGGGTCACGGGCGCTCAGGACCAGCCGGGCACCCCGGCGTGCGAGCTCGCGCGCCAGAACCAGTCCGAGTCCGCGCGAGCCTCCGGCGATCAGCACGACCTTGCCGCGCAGATCGTAGCGGGAACCGGTGCGTCTCAGGGCCCACAGCGTTCCTAATCCGAGTGCGGTGAGCAGCAGCGTAGCGCTTCGTGCCATGCATCCTCCCTTGCTTCCGTTATTTCAGCCGAGCATGGGGGAAAGGTGCGGTGGACGTGGCCGCCTCTTCATGTTCTGTACGGGGTTGAATCCGGATCGTGCGTGGCCGGGGCCAAATTCAGCGCGCGAGATCCGCTTGTTGACCCGCTGAGGGACTTTTTGAGGTCGCAGGCGCGGGTGCCCCGGGCAGGTGTGATGAGGCGCTGCGCCGTCCTGCTCGCGGAGTGACTTCTTATTTTTCAAATGTTTGCTGCCCGTTTCGTCTCGGCAACGCCCAACCAGGTCACGTCCCGCAAAATTTGGTGTAGGATACCACCGCGCAGACGTCGCCCTGGTCGATTTCTTTCGCAGGCCAGGGTCTCAGGCGTCCAAGACAATTCGTTCGAGCTGGGGGAGGGGAAAAGCCAAAATCCGCTCCAGACGCAAGTTTTTGCTCGACAATTTGACTTTGGACCTAATTTTGCTCATAATTAGGGCGTTCCAGGTATGCAGCCCAACTCAATACACATCGAAGCACGGGTCGCTACTACTTAAATGGAATGCTTCAGGAGTACCCATGGCAGAAGGTAAGGTTAAGTGGTTTAACGTCGAAAAAGGCTTCGGGTTCATCGAGCACGCGGGCAACCCGGATGTGTTCGTTCACTATAGCGCCATCGCCGCGCAGGGCTTCCGCAAGCTCAACGAGGGCGACGAGGTGGAGTTCGAGATCGAAGAGGGCCAGCGCGGCAAAGGCCCGCAGGCCAAGAACGTCCGTGTGACCAAGCCCGCTCCCGAGGGCTACA from Deinobacterium chartae encodes:
- a CDS encoding GNAT family N-acetyltransferase, which codes for MHISSFLIQEGRDSDYAALSDLMDVMRAERVPDEPSAPLSERQVAWRSVPELYRIRTWLAWEDGQAVGRAEAGYPDVPENAHLLHTLFEVHPAHRRRGLGRTLLAEVVTYAETLGRRSLLLSSVSNVPDGEAFLQRIGARPALEMRVSRLELADVDAGLLDRWLEAGPAADFELGFWTGVYPDEHLEDIARLYDILNTAPRGELEVEDVRTSAEELRQRDRSFAATGQRRWVAYALERASGRFVGFTELDWHPARPGTLSQGATGVFPEFRGRGLGRWLKAAMLRRVMLELPEARRIETGNAQSNAPMLAINVALGFRPHRTLINWQLEVEQARRYLDG
- a CDS encoding SDR family NAD(P)-dependent oxidoreductase codes for the protein MARSATLLLTALGLGTLWALRRTGSRYDLRGKVVLIAGGSRGLGLVLARELARRGARLVLSARDPQTLERAAEELRSRGAEVYAQAYDLSDPEQAAALVQAAGAHFGRIDVLINNAGVIQVGPFETMQLCDYDEAMRTHFWAPLHLIRAVLPGMRSRREGRIVNISSIGGKVSVPHLLPYSASKFALTGFSQGLRAELKQEGILVTTVCPGLIRSGSTPHVFVRGRHQAEYAWFSVADSLPVLSASAEATARDIVRALEAGQAELITSLPGKALAAAHGLFPGRVSDLLAMTNRLLPRASGYDLERRTGAESESAVTRSALTALSRKAAAANNEGPAR
- a CDS encoding cold-shock protein, producing the protein MAEGKVKWFNVEKGFGFIEHAGNPDVFVHYSAIAAQGFRKLNEGDEVEFEIEEGQRGKGPQAKNVRVTKPAPEGYTSRPQRSTSNRW